In Terriglobia bacterium, the DNA window GCAATCGGGGGGTTGAGCGTCGGAGAACCCAAGGACGTCATGCTGGAAGTCCTGGCGGCGACAGTGCCGCTGATGCCGCCTGAGCAGGCGCGTTACTTGATGGGAGTCGGCACGCCTGAGGATCTGGTCCGGTGCGTGGCCCTTGGCGTCGACATGTTCGACTGCGTTCTGCCCACGCGGAATGCACGCAACGGGTGCCTGTTCACCAGCGAAGGGCGGATTCTCATTAAGAATGCGGCCTATGCCGATGATGAACGGCCTCTGGATCCGGGCTGTTCCTGCCCCACCTGCCGCCGTTATTCCCGCGCCTATTTGCGGCATCTTTTCATGGCGGGAGAATACCTGTCGGCCACACTCAATACTCTGCACAATGTCTCCTTTTATCTTGACACAATGCGTAAAATAAGGGAGTCTATTAGGCTTGATTTCTTTGGCAAATGTCTGGAGGCACTGGAGAAACGGCCCGAATGAGCTCATGTGCTCCACAGCGGTTTCTCTCCACGATCTCAGGTCCAACCAGATCATCCTTCACTCCGGAAGCTAGGAAATTGATGGGCACCGGGAGGTACTTATTAGCGATATGCAACCCCCAACGATAGCGCAGCAAGGTGGTATCACGTCCATGCTAAATGCGTTTGCGCTACCTCTGATTATTGGCGTTATCTTTTATCTTCTTGTTTTCATGCCCATGCGAAAAAGACAGAAGAAGCTGGAAGCGTTGATCGGCGCGCTCCGAAACGGCGACAAGGTCATCACCAGTTCGGGCATTTACGCGGTGGTGGCAGGGGTGAAGGACAAGACACTGATTCTCAAGATCAGCGACCAGGTGAAAATCGAGGTCGCCAAGAGCGCGATCGCCGGATTGCAGGTTCCTGAAGACACTTCCCAAAGCGTATAGTGCGAGTCCTTGCCGCCAAAACATGTGCCCGGAAAGGGCCCGGTAAAATCCAAGGTTAGGTGCCGTCATGCAAAAGAATCTCAGATGGAAGTTCCTGTTTATCACCGCCATAATGCTGGTGTCTCTCTGGTATTTCCTCAGCCCGAAAACCTGGGGCACGGACAAGTGGCTGTCGCGCATCAACCTCGGGTTGGATCTCAAGGGGGGCATGCACCTGGTCCTACAGGTCGTCACTTCCGATGCCCTGAATCAGGAACTGGCCCAGGATGCGGAGCGGATTGCGAGTGCGTTTAAGGACAAAAACATCACCTTCGATTCGGCAAAGAAGGGCAACGGGCTCAACGTGGAGATCAAGGGGATCAGTCCAGCCCAGGAAAAAGACGCCTACGACTATCTGAACCAGACCTACAAGACCAAATACAACATTCACAGCATGCTGGTAAACGGGAAGACGGATTACTCCCTGGCGATGATGGCTTCGGTGGTCCGGGATATGCAGGAATCGACGGTAAAGCAGGCTCTGGAGACAATCCGGCGCCGCATCGATGCACTGGGAGTCACGGAGCCTACTCTTCAGATCTACGGCACGGGCGGAAGCAACGTGGACGACCAGCTCATCGTGGAACTGCCGGGCATTGATGATTTTGAACGTGTGAAAGATCTCCTTAAGGACACGGCGCAGCTTACTCTATGCATGGTGAAGAGGGATAATGGCGGCCCGTATCCGAGCATAGAGGCTGCGATTCAGGCCAACGGCGGCAGGATTTCGGACGACTACAGGATCATGCCGTTTCGTGACCAGAGCAACGATCCGGGCACAGTTAGCTATCTGGTGGTCAGTGCGGTGCCGACCATTACCGGAAAGGACCTGAAGAATGCCCGGCGCGGCAACGACGCCAGCGGACGTCCCAATATCGATTTCTTCCTGAACTCTGCGGGTGCGGAGATCTTCCGGAACGCCACGAGCCAGCACATCGGGGATCGCCTGGCGATCGTAATTGACGACGCCGTAATCTCGGCGCCCACCATTCAAAACGTCATCGGTGCCGAAGGGCAGATTACCGGGAGTTTCACGGTTCAGGAGGCGGAGGACCTCGCTTTGGTGCTCCGCTCCGGCGCGCTCCCGGCTTCGCTGAAGACATTGGAAGAAAACGTGGTCGGCGCCTCTCTGGGCAACGATGCCATCCGGGCCGGCATTACGGCGGCGATCATCGGGTTCGGCCTGGTGATGATCGGGATGGTCGTGTACTACAAGCACGCCGGGCTCAATTCGGTGTGGTGCCTGTTCGGCAACCTGATCATCCTCCTCGGTTTCATGGGAGGCGTGGGAGCGACGCTGACGCTTCCCGGCATTGCCGGCGTCATTCTCACAATCGGCATGGCGGTGGACTCAAACATCCTTATTTTTGAGAGGATCCGCGAGG includes these proteins:
- the yajC gene encoding preprotein translocase subunit YajC; amino-acid sequence: MLNAFALPLIIGVIFYLLVFMPMRKRQKKLEALIGALRNGDKVITSSGIYAVVAGVKDKTLILKISDQVKIEVAKSAIAGLQVPEDTSQSV
- the secD gene encoding protein translocase subunit SecD, giving the protein MQKNLRWKFLFITAIMLVSLWYFLSPKTWGTDKWLSRINLGLDLKGGMHLVLQVVTSDALNQELAQDAERIASAFKDKNITFDSAKKGNGLNVEIKGISPAQEKDAYDYLNQTYKTKYNIHSMLVNGKTDYSLAMMASVVRDMQESTVKQALETIRRRIDALGVTEPTLQIYGTGGSNVDDQLIVELPGIDDFERVKDLLKDTAQLTLCMVKRDNGGPYPSIEAAIQANGGRISDDYRIMPFRDQSNDPGTVSYLVVSAVPTITGKDLKNARRGNDASGRPNIDFFLNSAGAEIFRNATSQHIGDRLAIVIDDAVISAPTIQNVIGAEGQITGSFTVQEAEDLALVLRSGALPASLKTLEENVVGASLGNDAIRAGITAAIIGFGLVMIGMVVYYKHAGLNSVWCLFGNLIILLGFMGGVGATLTLPGIAGVILTIGMAVDSNILIFERIREELRNGKTIRAAVDTGFGKVFWTIFDTHSTSLIAAAFLFQFGTGPIRGFAITLTVGLLANMFTAVYVSHRLFDLTLSRRKVESLSI